One window of Phycisphaeraceae bacterium genomic DNA carries:
- a CDS encoding Hsp70 family protein: MSSTEAAKPNQDVIVGIDLGTTNSLVAIADERGPRVLVPPGERAILPSAVRYEGSADKPTTVVGDDAKDRAVEFPSTTITSVKRLMGRSIADAAPDLAYLPYTVVEGEHATARVLLPLAGGSRVVSPQEVSGAVLGALKRRAEAVLGHAVSRAVVTVPAYFDDAQRQATRDAGRLAGLEVVRIVNEPTAAALAYGIGLDRDASRNRKQDSVVAVFDLGGGTFDVSILRLTPAQVEGETSFFQVISTAGDTRLGGDDIDHALVALFTRELRERGWLDRGADPSPEVRRALKQFAEEIKHRLSAQEEARIRIDVGDGSGSRIYERRLTRAELEAMSGGLIDRAMRACVTALRDASRELGARTPEDARRMIDAVVLVGGATRMPLVRRRVAEFFGLEPYTAIDPDQVVALGAAVQASLLSGASRGSLLLDVVPLSLGIETVGGAVAKLVMRNAPVPARAVEMFSTSVDGQTSIKLAVYQGEREMASDCRLLGEFHLGGLAPMPAGIPQVEVEFLVDANGVLRVGAMERRTGRRASIQVIPNHGLTREEVDRMERESIAHAREDMTRHRVTDLIVNARLDIRWIEDRLARLGERIEPGYRDELRGHVSRLRDLVERAASDWQSVNPDEIHRAKETLDRSSVRLQELSIVESLRGHET, from the coding sequence ATGTCCAGCACCGAAGCTGCGAAACCGAACCAGGACGTGATCGTCGGCATCGATCTCGGCACGACGAACTCCCTCGTCGCGATCGCCGATGAGCGAGGTCCTCGGGTGCTTGTTCCGCCGGGTGAGCGGGCGATTCTGCCGAGTGCTGTGCGCTACGAGGGCTCGGCCGACAAGCCGACGACGGTGGTGGGGGACGATGCGAAGGATCGAGCCGTTGAGTTTCCGAGCACCACGATCACGAGTGTGAAGCGGCTCATGGGCAGGTCGATCGCCGACGCCGCGCCGGACTTGGCGTATCTCCCTTACACGGTCGTCGAGGGTGAGCACGCGACCGCCCGCGTGCTGCTTCCGTTGGCTGGAGGCAGCAGGGTGGTCTCTCCCCAGGAAGTCTCGGGTGCGGTGCTCGGTGCGCTCAAGCGTCGCGCGGAGGCCGTCCTCGGGCACGCTGTTTCCAGGGCTGTCGTGACTGTGCCTGCGTACTTCGACGATGCCCAGCGCCAGGCGACACGCGACGCGGGCCGTTTGGCGGGGCTCGAGGTTGTTCGCATCGTGAACGAACCGACCGCCGCGGCACTTGCCTACGGCATCGGCCTCGATCGGGACGCCTCCCGCAATCGCAAGCAGGACTCTGTTGTCGCCGTGTTCGATCTCGGTGGCGGCACCTTTGACGTCTCCATCCTCCGTCTCACGCCGGCGCAGGTCGAGGGCGAGACGTCCTTCTTCCAGGTCATCTCGACCGCCGGCGACACCCGCCTCGGCGGGGACGACATCGACCACGCGCTCGTCGCGCTCTTCACGCGCGAGCTGAGGGAGCGTGGCTGGTTGGACCGAGGCGCCGACCCTTCGCCCGAAGTCAGGCGCGCGCTCAAGCAGTTTGCCGAGGAGATCAAGCACCGGCTCAGTGCGCAGGAGGAGGCCCGCATCCGCATCGACGTGGGCGACGGGTCTGGATCGCGGATCTACGAGCGGAGACTCACACGCGCCGAGCTGGAGGCGATGTCCGGCGGGCTCATCGATCGCGCGATGCGTGCGTGCGTGACCGCCCTTCGCGACGCGTCGAGGGAGCTGGGCGCGCGGACGCCGGAGGACGCGCGGCGGATGATCGACGCCGTCGTGCTCGTCGGCGGCGCAACACGGATGCCGCTCGTTCGCAGAAGAGTTGCCGAGTTCTTCGGGCTCGAGCCGTACACCGCAATCGACCCGGATCAGGTTGTCGCGCTGGGAGCGGCGGTGCAGGCCTCGCTGCTCTCGGGCGCATCCCGGGGGTCCCTCCTGCTCGATGTCGTCCCACTTTCGCTGGGGATCGAGACCGTCGGCGGCGCGGTGGCGAAGCTCGTCATGCGGAACGCGCCCGTCCCCGCCCGAGCGGTCGAGATGTTCTCCACGAGCGTTGACGGACAGACTTCGATCAAACTCGCTGTGTATCAGGGCGAGAGGGAGATGGCCTCGGACTGCCGGTTGCTTGGTGAGTTCCACCTCGGCGGGCTTGCGCCGATGCCCGCGGGAATCCCGCAGGTCGAGGTCGAGTTCCTGGTCGACGCGAACGGCGTGCTCCGCGTGGGCGCGATGGAGCGCAGGACCGGCCGCCGCGCCTCGATCCAGGTCATCCCCAACCACGGCCTCACGCGTGAAGAGGTGGATCGCATGGAGCGTGAGTCCATCGCGCACGCGCGCGAGGACATGACGCGCCATCGCGTGACAGACCTTATCGTGAACGCCCGATTGGATATCAGGTGGATCGAGGATCGTCTCGCTCGTCTTGGGGAGCGCATCGAGCCCGGGTATCGCGATGAGCTCCGAGGGCATGTCTCCAGACTCCGCGATCTGGTCGAGCGTGCCGCGAGCGATTGGCAGTCGGTGAATCCCGACGAGATCCATCGTGCCAAGGAGACGCTCGATCGATCGAGCGTGCGCCTGCAGGAGCTCTCGATCGTTGAGTCTCTGCGCGGCCATGAGACATGA
- the pheT gene encoding phenylalanine--tRNA ligase subunit beta, whose translation MNISLQWLNRYLSEPVTAPEAEEILTHVGFPLESSVEKGPGDWLMDVEVTSNRGDCLSHLGVAREIAAKTGRTLVMPSAPPPKRAGRVGDVLTLTNETPDACPRFTAQVVRNVKVGPSPAWIRDALEAVGQRSISNIVDVTNFITLELGNPCHVFDLDKLEGRALRVRYARKGEPLKTLDGKQRTLVETDLVVADTIRAQSLAGVIGGADSEVSASTVNVVLEMATWDPATIRRAARRLGIRTDAGYRFERGVHPATLDDAARRAAELIVQVAGGELAEGILSEGKPVPKPQIVELRPSRCAAIIGQAIPAGDIIAMLRRLDIDVSQRDEDTLACEIPAWRIDLEREIDLIEEVARIRGLDTIEVSERLPIAIRPPQPTERAARELTGVLTGMGFYEAVTFTFVTPAQAAPFAGPGVGLVKVDDERRGADGTLRPSVLPGLLLCRRSNRMAQVEQPGGVRLFEISATFGQDSKGDSLEARRLGMLLDAPLSGKRATHDDRQTAVRLARGAVEAVVLAMAGPRARVSIEPKETGIPAWESGASGTVWMETEKGRRAIGTLGLMSKQTLDLFELEHPVACAELEIEPLLAAYPGGSAIEPLPAFPSIERDLSLVVAENVPWARFEALLARIGKEREMALLESSRFVGVYRGEQAGKGKKSVTLRMRFRAADRTLRHEEVDPQVARVIAEAKSELNAELRA comes from the coding sequence ATGAATATCTCCCTCCAGTGGCTGAACCGCTACCTCTCCGAGCCCGTCACCGCGCCCGAGGCCGAGGAGATCCTGACGCACGTCGGATTCCCGCTCGAATCATCGGTCGAGAAGGGGCCTGGGGACTGGCTGATGGATGTCGAGGTGACATCAAACCGGGGGGATTGCCTGTCCCACCTGGGCGTGGCGCGGGAGATCGCCGCCAAGACCGGGCGCACGCTCGTCATGCCCAGTGCCCCCCCGCCGAAGCGAGCGGGGCGCGTCGGCGATGTCCTGACGCTGACCAACGAGACGCCCGATGCCTGCCCGAGATTCACCGCGCAGGTCGTCCGCAACGTCAAGGTCGGACCGAGCCCGGCATGGATCAGAGACGCGCTCGAAGCGGTCGGGCAGCGTTCGATCAGCAACATCGTCGATGTCACGAACTTCATCACGCTCGAACTCGGCAACCCCTGCCACGTCTTCGATCTCGACAAGCTGGAGGGACGCGCCCTTCGCGTGCGCTACGCGAGAAAGGGCGAGCCCCTCAAGACCCTTGACGGCAAGCAGCGCACGCTGGTCGAGACCGATCTCGTTGTCGCCGACACAATCCGGGCCCAGTCCCTTGCAGGCGTCATCGGCGGCGCAGACTCGGAGGTCTCCGCCTCGACCGTCAACGTCGTGCTTGAGATGGCTACGTGGGATCCGGCCACGATCCGCAGGGCCGCTCGGCGCCTGGGCATCCGCACCGACGCGGGATACAGGTTCGAGCGCGGCGTCCACCCCGCAACCCTGGACGATGCCGCGCGCCGGGCCGCGGAACTCATCGTGCAGGTCGCGGGCGGCGAGCTCGCCGAGGGGATCCTGAGCGAGGGCAAGCCCGTTCCCAAGCCGCAGATCGTCGAGCTGCGCCCGTCGCGGTGTGCCGCGATCATCGGGCAAGCGATCCCCGCCGGAGACATCATCGCCATGCTCCGGCGGCTCGACATCGATGTCTCACAGCGCGACGAGGACACACTGGCCTGCGAGATCCCCGCGTGGCGCATCGATCTTGAGCGTGAGATCGATCTGATCGAAGAGGTCGCGAGGATCCGCGGCCTGGACACCATCGAAGTCTCCGAGCGTCTGCCGATCGCGATCCGCCCGCCGCAACCGACCGAGCGTGCCGCCCGCGAGTTGACGGGCGTGCTGACGGGCATGGGGTTTTACGAGGCCGTCACGTTCACGTTCGTGACTCCGGCTCAGGCCGCACCATTCGCGGGGCCGGGCGTCGGTCTTGTGAAAGTCGATGATGAGCGTCGCGGCGCGGATGGCACACTGAGGCCGAGCGTGCTGCCGGGCCTGCTGCTCTGCCGGCGCTCGAACCGAATGGCCCAGGTGGAGCAGCCGGGAGGCGTGCGGCTCTTCGAGATCTCGGCAACATTCGGTCAGGATTCGAAGGGCGACTCTCTGGAAGCGCGACGCCTCGGGATGCTGCTCGACGCGCCCCTTTCCGGGAAGCGAGCGACACACGACGACCGACAGACCGCGGTGCGCCTGGCACGCGGCGCGGTCGAAGCGGTGGTGCTGGCGATGGCCGGGCCGCGTGCCCGCGTGTCGATAGAGCCGAAGGAGACGGGGATCCCCGCTTGGGAATCCGGCGCGTCCGGAACGGTCTGGATGGAGACCGAGAAGGGCCGCCGAGCCATCGGCACACTTGGTCTCATGTCGAAGCAGACGCTCGACCTCTTCGAACTCGAGCACCCTGTCGCCTGCGCCGAACTGGAGATCGAGCCCCTCCTCGCGGCATATCCCGGCGGCAGCGCGATCGAGCCGCTCCCCGCCTTCCCTTCCATCGAGCGCGATCTCTCGCTGGTCGTCGCCGAGAACGTCCCATGGGCAAGGTTCGAGGCGTTGCTCGCACGCATCGGCAAGGAACGCGAGATGGCGCTCCTGGAGTCGTCGCGATTCGTCGGTGTCTACCGGGGCGAGCAGGCCGGCAAGGGGAAGAAGAGCGTGACGCTCCGCATGCGATTCCGAGCCGCCGACCGGACACTTCGCCATGAAGAGGTCGATCCGCAGGTCGCACGCGTCATCGCGGAGGCAAAGTCTGAACTCAACGCGGAACTCCGCGCCTGA
- the ilvE gene encoding branched-chain-amino-acid transaminase, protein MPSTDRPLIWVNGELKPKSQAMVNVYDHGLLYGDGIFEGIRVYQGRIFLCKQHIERLWKCASDIRMTIPVSKDEMVSIMRKCIEANGIVDGYIRLIVTRGVGTLGLDPRRCPVPGIICIADQISLFPSQMYDEGMRVVVANRPKTPVECLDPRIKSLNYLNNILAKCEAIDYGCHEVIMLNLNGDVTEGSGDNIFIIKNGEIFTPPSGVGLLEGITRRFVMERLAPDCGMKVIEKSFKLDELLKADEIFLTGSAAEIISVTQVDQHDGKAITKTTRISQGEGPITNRLRQRFRQIVTSPDVPEN, encoded by the coding sequence GTGCCATCTACTGACCGCCCTTTGATCTGGGTGAACGGCGAGTTGAAGCCCAAGAGCCAGGCCATGGTGAACGTGTACGACCACGGACTGCTGTACGGCGACGGCATCTTCGAGGGGATCAGGGTCTATCAGGGCAGGATCTTCCTCTGCAAGCAGCACATCGAACGCCTCTGGAAGTGCGCTTCCGACATCCGCATGACAATCCCCGTTTCGAAGGACGAGATGGTCTCGATCATGCGGAAGTGCATCGAGGCAAACGGGATCGTGGACGGGTACATCCGCCTGATCGTCACCAGGGGCGTCGGCACGCTCGGGCTCGACCCGAGGCGGTGCCCAGTCCCCGGGATCATCTGCATCGCCGACCAGATCTCCCTCTTCCCCTCGCAGATGTACGACGAGGGAATGCGCGTTGTCGTCGCCAACCGCCCGAAGACGCCGGTTGAGTGCCTCGATCCGCGGATCAAGAGTCTCAACTATCTGAACAACATCCTCGCCAAGTGCGAGGCCATCGACTATGGCTGCCACGAGGTGATCATGCTGAACCTCAACGGCGATGTCACCGAGGGCTCGGGCGACAACATCTTCATCATCAAGAACGGTGAGATCTTCACGCCTCCCTCAGGCGTCGGACTCCTCGAGGGAATCACCCGCAGATTCGTCATGGAGCGTCTTGCTCCGGACTGCGGCATGAAGGTCATTGAGAAGTCCTTCAAACTCGATGAACTCCTGAAGGCCGATGAGATTTTCCTCACAGGGTCCGCCGCCGAGATCATCTCGGTCACTCAGGTCGACCAGCACGACGGCAAGGCGATCACCAAGACGACCCGAATCTCCCAGGGCGAAGGCCCCATCACCAATCGGCTGCGTCAGCGATTCCGCCAGATCGTCACCTCCCCGGACGTGCCCGAGAACTGA
- a CDS encoding DMT family protein — MIQTLLTSPVSRWLVPVLLLIGSNVFMTYAWYYHLKVKTWPLLVAIGFSWGIALFEYCLQVPANRMGHVSNGGAFTAPQLKIIQEAITLIVFTAFTLLVLREKPRMHDYIAMGLILLAVIVSMMGRRSGGGH; from the coding sequence ATGATCCAGACACTCCTCACGTCGCCGGTCTCGCGCTGGCTCGTCCCCGTGCTGCTCCTGATCGGCTCCAACGTCTTTATGACCTATGCGTGGTACTACCACCTCAAGGTCAAGACGTGGCCGCTCCTGGTGGCGATCGGCTTCTCGTGGGGGATCGCCCTCTTTGAGTACTGCCTTCAGGTTCCCGCCAATCGCATGGGGCATGTCTCCAACGGCGGCGCGTTCACGGCACCGCAACTCAAGATCATCCAGGAAGCGATCACATTGATCGTCTTCACCGCCTTCACGCTCCTCGTGCTCCGCGAGAAGCCGCGCATGCACGACTACATCGCGATGGGCCTCATCCTGCTCGCGGTGATTGTCTCGATGATGGGAAGGCGGAGCGGCGGGGGGCATTGA